A single window of Myripristis murdjan chromosome 21, fMyrMur1.1, whole genome shotgun sequence DNA harbors:
- the gpm6bb gene encoding glycoprotein M6Bb isoform X1: MGCFECCIKCLGGVPYASLVATILCFSGVALFCGCGHVALTGTVTILENHFSKVTSDHAMLTDVIQLMQYVIYGIASFFFLYGIILLAEGFYTTSAVKELHSEFKTTICGRCISGMFVFLTYILGVAWLGVFGFSAVPVFLFYNMWSTCNAMKSSMANLTNIDTICVDVRQYGIIPWNATPGKACGSTLGDICSTSEFYLSYHLYIVACAGAGATVIALIHFLMILSANWAYLKDASHMHAYQDIKMKEERELQDITSRSKECLNSYT; encoded by the exons GTTGCTTTGAGTGCTGCATCAAATGTTTAGGCGGGGTGCCATATGCGTCGCTGGTGGCCACGATCCTGTGCTTCTCTGGTGTTGCCCTGTTCTGCGGCTGCGGCCATGTGGCTCTCACCGGCACGGTGACCATTTTGGAAAACCACTTCTCGAAGGTGACCAGTGACCATGCCATGCTGACCGATGT AATACAACTGATGCAGTACGTCATCTACGGCATCGcctcctttttcttcctgtaCGGGATCATTCTGCTGGCTGAGGGCTTCTACACGACCAGCGCTGTCAAGGAGCTGCACAGCGAGTTTAAGACCACCATCTGCGGACGCTGCATCAGCGGAATG TTTGTGTTCCTCACATACATCCTGGGTGTGGCCTGGCTGGGTGTGTTTGGCTTCTCTGCCGTGCCAGTCTTCCTCTTCTACAACATGTGGTCCACCTGTAATGCCATGAAGTCCTCCATGGCCAACCTCACCAACATTGATACCATCTGCGTAGATGTTCGTCAGTACG GAATTATCCCATGGAATGCCACACCAGGCAAGGCTTGCGGGTCTACGCTAGGCGACATCTGCAGCACCAGTGAG TTCTACCTGTCCTATCACCTGTACATTGTAGCGTGTGCTGGGGCGGGAGCCACCGTGATCGCTCTG ATCCACTTCCTCATGATTCTGTCAGCAAACTGGGCCTACCTTAAGGATGCCAGTCATATGCATGCCTACCAAGACATCAAAATGAAGGAAGAGCGGGAGCTGCAGGACATCACCTCACGCTCAAAGGAATGTCTCAATTCCTACACATAA
- the gpm6bb gene encoding glycoprotein M6Bb isoform X2, producing the protein MGCFECCIKCLGGVPYASLVATILCFSGVALFCGCGHVALTGTVTILENHFSKVTSDHAMLTDVIQLMQYVIYGIASFFFLYGIILLAEGFYTTSAVKELHSEFKTTICGRCISGMFVFLTYILGVAWLGVFGFSAVPVFLFYNMWSTCNAMKSSMANLTNIDTICVDVRQYGIIPWNATPGKACGSTLGDICSTSEFYLSYHLYIVACAGAGATVIALLIYMMATTYNFAVLKFKSREDCCTKF; encoded by the exons GTTGCTTTGAGTGCTGCATCAAATGTTTAGGCGGGGTGCCATATGCGTCGCTGGTGGCCACGATCCTGTGCTTCTCTGGTGTTGCCCTGTTCTGCGGCTGCGGCCATGTGGCTCTCACCGGCACGGTGACCATTTTGGAAAACCACTTCTCGAAGGTGACCAGTGACCATGCCATGCTGACCGATGT AATACAACTGATGCAGTACGTCATCTACGGCATCGcctcctttttcttcctgtaCGGGATCATTCTGCTGGCTGAGGGCTTCTACACGACCAGCGCTGTCAAGGAGCTGCACAGCGAGTTTAAGACCACCATCTGCGGACGCTGCATCAGCGGAATG TTTGTGTTCCTCACATACATCCTGGGTGTGGCCTGGCTGGGTGTGTTTGGCTTCTCTGCCGTGCCAGTCTTCCTCTTCTACAACATGTGGTCCACCTGTAATGCCATGAAGTCCTCCATGGCCAACCTCACCAACATTGATACCATCTGCGTAGATGTTCGTCAGTACG GAATTATCCCATGGAATGCCACACCAGGCAAGGCTTGCGGGTCTACGCTAGGCGACATCTGCAGCACCAGTGAG TTCTACCTGTCCTATCACCTGTACATTGTAGCGTGTGCTGGGGCGGGAGCCACCGTGATCGCTCTG CTGATCTACATGATGGCTACCACTTATAACTTTGCTGTTTTGAAGTTTAAGAGTCGAGAAGACTGCTGCACTAagttttaa